aactaaattacCCCTTTGAAACAATTTTAAGAAGAAAACCAGCGAGAAACGTCGTCGTGGTGCCAAAGTCGGACCACTGGACTTTTCAACTGAGATCTCTTCTGAGACGTATACGTTCCATCAGATAGTTGGGATCTTTGTATCTCTTTAACTCACGACCAAAAGAAAGGCTCAGTTCGGACCTAGCTAGTAAGGTGACCGGTAAAGAAAACTAAAACGgggggaagaaaagaaacaaaccCTTTAAACAGGTAAAACGACCCACAAAGAAACAATGTGGGGGATACAAAGGGACAAGGACGATCACGACACGTTAATATTGGTCTTGTATTTCCGATGAACGTTATCACATTTATACAGACaaaaaatacaaacaaaatACAAACGAAACAACAAAACGCTAAACAAACGGCTTATACTTACAAATACGAAGCGTTTATAAGATTAAGAGACATAAAACTACACTTAGGCTTAAACTCGATGGATGTATAGAATAACCGTAAAAACTGCCAGTCATCTATCACTTCAATCACGTATAACACTTACGATGAATGAGGTAGGAGTCCTGAAAATCCTCTCTGGCTTTAGACATCCATTTAATTTGATCCGGAATTTACACCTCACCACACTTGACAATTCTCGCCACATTAAAAAGGCCTAATAATTCCAGACTAAGATATACGTTTACAGAACTAGGAGGTTATGATAATGACTACTATCCAATATGTATGGACACCTTGGAACAACGCATTcgtctcaaaagaaaaagaaaaagaacatcCCCGGACTTCCTCCATTTGAAAATACAactaaataatgataaaagacgtATATATAATTAGTTCTCAAAAGGGCAATAAAGGAATAACTATAGAAACTAATCAAAAGAGTTCTACAAGATACCATTTATATGTTTTCTTTAGGTTACTTAAAACCCTATTTGTACTTGGTTTCTGTTCTTTATTAGAATTGAAGTGTTGATTATAAACACAATGTTTATATACTATTTGTTTGTTACTAATGGACTTATAATTCCTGTATACATTTATTAGGAAATGGGAGCTAAAGGTTGTAATCGTTAACaaatattgttttcttattatATCATCTATATCGATATTAAAGTATCGTAAACAACAAACAATAAGGCTGCAGATACAGAGTTACTTATATACAAATATCGGACCGCCTCTGAAGATTAAAGACAACTAAACTTCGACACCGGAAGTCTTCAGAGGAGTCCTAGAAGGGACTTCCGCTAGAACCCTACATAAGATTCTTGTGGTGGAAGGATTAGAAGAACATCCCTCGGTGGATCCTCTTTAGTGTTTTCCAGTGTATACTTATCAACGAGCTACAACGAGTACACATAGTATAGGAAGTTTTTTTTGCGATTATGATTAACATTTAACAGTAATGTCTAGTTTAATCTTTTCGTTCTTTAAGTTTAATTTGTACATACAACTAACCAATTGCCTTTACATCTCTTCTACGATTGCAACTCTAAAACCCTTTTCCCGTTTAGAGTTCATGGAATAAGAGGTCTTTATTTTAATATAGGAGAAGAAACTAAAACGAGAGAGGAGAAGAGTGATGCGTACGGTACCCTTAGAGTGGCCGGAGGAGTAGACCCACGGATCTAACTCGTTTTTATTCCTCTTGTAAATCTTTGTTCATCTCCTGTAAATCTTTGTGAGAACTTCTCCTAGTTTCTCGAGATAGATTACAACAAAGTGTGAAATATTATCTTCTTAAAAGCTGCCTCATATCGATGTAAGAGTTAATTCATTTAGAAGCCCGAATGCTACAGTGTCGTTGTAGGTCTTATAGTCCTACCCTCCTCTCCTAGAGAAGTTCGAGACGACCCCGATGGATGTTTTCGTCGTTGTGTGGGTCTTCATTTGTGTCAGAATTGTCCCGAGAGGAACGTATCTTAAGACCCGCGTTTTAATTATGGACTATTCGGAACATAAAATACTCGAGAAACTAGGACAGCTGTTGCATCTACTCGGGTAGGCACAGCTGCATCGTGTCCAGAGGGCACGCCTCGGTAGGAAGAAGCAGCTACCGCTCTCGACATCGAAGAACCAACAAGTTTATCGGACCTTCTTGGAGTATTTATCGAAAACGTAGTagtagatgatgatgatgatgatgatgatgatgaattaAACATGAGTGTATTTCTCCTCCTAGATCGACTTATTGAAGCAATGTGAGTGAGTCAACTAGTGCGACTTTGATTTAAAGTTTGTGGTAACTTAAGTGAGAAGAGTTGAACTTGTTTAGGTTGATATTGTACAAGACATTAAGACCTCAACTGATCCTTGGATGGATAAACCGAATTTTAAGAATAATATCGAAGCGATAGGTCCGTAAACTGGTCCTCTTTTGCTTTTATTGATCTCGTTTTCCGGTTTTGCAGGGTTTTCGTCTCTTTTAGACTAAGGGTTGACGACATCCACCGACTATAACGCACAGAATAATTACTTTTTCCGATAATTTCGATCAACACAGTCGATGTTAACTGAGAGAAAAACCAAAGCCTTCAAATAAAGTCGGTATAGAAAAGTTAAGCTGAAGATGAAGGTTGCGTCTCTTTTAATAAGATGGTTTATGATACGAACCTTTATTCTGCTGTTTCCAGATTATAGAGACACGAAATAACGTAGCTtgtatagaaatatttaattcGTATGGATCAGGAACATTACGACGTATGCCACTGAGACCATTATTATCGAGTATAACTtaacctaatatatatatatatatatatatatatatatatatatatatatatatatgtcatttCAATGAAATGGTAATCCTCGTATTGTTAAGCACACGAGGATTCAAAAATTAGCAGGTAGTTAAAATTACCTACCAATCTCTTTCTTTatgtttcttttctctttaactTTATGGTTTAAAGAAAagttaaaagagagagagagagtagggttgATGAGTAGTTTTAACTACTTACTAATCTTTGAATCTTCGTGTGCCTGATGACGTGAGAATTATTACGTCATCGGGACGATATATATATTCGATCTTATGTGAATTTTCGTGGTTCTATAACCACGAAAATTCAAAGATTGGAAACCTAGATGGGGAACAGATAATGATGTAAAACTTAATTTATGATAAGGTATATGATGGTGATTAGAGTTCACCCGATCATAGTAGAATCGGGATTTAGTGGAAGTAGGTTTCCGATGTTTATATTTTCGTGGTTATGGACCTATGAAAATCTTCATAAGAttgagttaatatatatatatatatatatatatatatatatatatatatatatatatatatatatatatatatatatatatatatatatatatatatatatatatatatatatatatatatatatatatatatatatatatatatatatatatatatatatatatatatatatatatatatatatatatatatatatatatatatatatatatataggatacgAAAGATTTCATGCCTCCAAAAGCACAAACATTCAATAAAAGCTACTACCCTGCAGACTAAGCCGCTAGTCAAAAGTAATCTGTACTAGATGCGATAACCTTGATAGGTCTTTGGTTTAAAGTATCAAAAAATTGAAGCAAACGGATCACTTGCTCATCAGAGTTTTACTTGctgacttttattttttgagtatTTTTTGTCACTATTTTCTGAGTTTAAAGTTTAGCTTTCATAATAAGAATGAGAACTATAAttcatcttaaaaaataatttaaaaatacattaAACCTATGAAGATTTGGCAACTTGAATTTTTGCACGATGTAGCCGGCAATTTTATCAATAAAAACTCTGGGACACTAGCGAACCACATACTAcagctttttaatattttaaaccaaagatttattaaaattatcgcATCTAATACGGATTGCCTCAGCTAGCAAGCCTACAGGATAATAGCTTTTGTTGAATGTCCGGACCTCTGGAGGCATGAAAGCTTTCGTGCCTTCtgtatgagatatatatatatatatatatatatatatatatatatcgtctCAATAACACGATAATCCTCGTGTCGTCAGAACTATGAAGAGAGAGTGGGATTGATGGGTAGTTTTAACTAACTAGCAATCTTTATATCCTCGTGTTCTgtgacgagagagagagagagagatatatatatatatatatatatatattattcctaaGGTATTTACGCATTACGTAAATTATGTCCTTAATTTCACCCATCAATCGTGGAACGTATTGTCCCCCCGGAGATTAGGTATTGAGGGGTAGAAACAAGCCACCCTCACCGAAGGGACAGGCGTGTAGGTGATAGAACCGGAGGTGACAACCCTAGTCGGAGGGATACCTGTCCACGTCGGAGGGCAATTGGGGTAGTGTGTTACAGTGACCGGGTGAGCAAAGGCAGTTTGGTATCGTGACGTGTGTCGCACATTAAGTTATGTAATGGGTTTTTCTGATacgattattttattattctttttatatcatttttaaCATTATTAAAAAGTTAATCGCTTCTCGCACTACTTACTATGGGTTATAAAGTTTAAGCTTAATATTAACTAAGTATAAAAGTCAAAATAAAAATCGTACGATGAATAGTAGATcaacgtacgtacgtacgtatacgtacgtacgtatccgcacacgtatatatatatatacatcttatATGGACGCTCTCGGACTGCTCCCCCTTCGTGTAAGGCTTCGCGAGGTTTACAACCGCCCGCTCCCCCCGCGGCCTCCTCTACTGGAGCGCCTCCCTCCTCTCCAGCTTTACGACCCGGAACGCGCGGCGCGCGCGGTAAACGTGCTGGTACCCCCCCTGCCGCCCCTCCGCGCACTGCGCCACGCGGCGGTGGCGCGCGTAGTGGAGGAGGCGGCGCTTGGCGGCGGGGAGGCGCGGCTGGTAGTGGCACCACCGGGGGCGCCGCTACCGGGGCGTGTGCTTGTGGCTCTTGGGCTTGTACACCTTGTCCCCGTGCCGCGTGGGCATGTGCACGAGGAGGCTGGGGGTGTGCACCGCCTCGTGCGCGCGGTACCGCTGCTCCAACGCCACCCACCGCTGCTGCGGGAACGAGAAGGGCCACCAAGGCCTCCTCATGTAGTCGCACCGCCCCAGCACCCCCCTCTGGGCTTGCCGCCCCTACCCCTACCCCGGCCCCAAATTAgcctccctcctctccttcccGAGCTGCTCctgctcctccccctccccccacgCGTCCCTTGCCTCGAACCCCCGCTCCAGCTCACACCGCTCCTGCTCCTTCCCCCTCCTCAGCTCCTGCTCCCGCACCTCGAGCCTCCCCCACTCCTCCCCCAACCCCCACCTCTCCTCCCGCGGCTCCCTCTCCTGCCTCTCCCGCTCCCGCCCCTTCCCCTCCCTCaaccccctctcctcctcccgcTCCACGGGCGCGGCCTCCGGGTCCCGCCTctcccgcctccgccgccgcggcctctCGGCCGCCTCCAGCCGCTTCCTCTCCCTCGCGGGCCTGCTCCGCAGCTGCTTCCGCCCGAACAGCCGGCCGCCCCCGCCCCGCTCCCTCTTCTCCTTAAGACCCTCCCTCCTTAGTCTCAGCGGCCGgctccctccgccgccccccCTCGTCTCCGACGCCTTCTACGGCCGGCGCCTCCTCTTGGGCGACGGCTGTAGAGGGTACGACGGCGATCTTAACGAGAGACGAACGACGGCCCTGAgactttttatataataaatcaaAGAGCCTCGTCTTGTGCCTCCCTCTCTCTGACCCTCTGACCCTCtgaccctctccctctcacctaCACCTCCCTTTTAAATAAATAACCCCTagcatcctcctcctccccggCCCGTTATTTACGCCTCCTACCCCCTATGCAGCGCCACTATTGAGCACTGCTGCACCCTCCGTAGCGAGTGGgtcgagcgagcgagcgagtgCGTGAGGATGAGTTTAGTTATTTATCGTTCTGCCACCTTTCTGTAGTTGGTAGTTGGTAGTTGGTAGTTGGTAGTTGGCAAGAAGATGCAATATTTAATGGTTCTGGCCGTcaaagcaaagcaaagcaaagcaaaCTGCGTTTTATGGTTCAAATGTTATTGTATATATCTTAATGTGTTGTATATGTCAGTGCAACTGACCTCAGAGGTACAATCTGTGATCTGTCGGAGTATGACAAAACAAAACAGGCGTTCACTTTATCACGCGGCATCTACTGCTAGCGCAGAGGACATCTAGCATCATTATATCATGATTAATAACGGGGCCAGACCAGGCGGAGGCACCTAtctaaaaattttttgttaaaaattttttacttttaaaattttgtaataataatCCGTAATACGCGTTATAGATGCTCTAgaagaataatttaatttttgatttttgacgAACTGGAGTTTACCTTTCTTTTATGGAATGTAAGAGAACACTGGATGGATACAAAACCTTATAGAATCTAAAGGCCAGGCCACAtagatctttttcttttcccaaagGTTGAAGGGAGCATGTTGATCTTTCAGAACAATTCAGTCTCCGAGTAGGTTAATCGACCTAGTGAGCGAAGTTTTATTGTTGATGACGATAAATTTGTCTTGAAATGGGTTAACATTTCGTGCTGTTTGGTGGTGTTTGTTAGCTTACGTCTGTATGGCCGTAAAGCATGAAAGGTAGTTATTTAAGTCCAGTGTTTTCGTTCTTGAATGTCAGCACAGGATTATATAATAATCGTTCGCGGTtggcatattaatttttttactttttttttatgttactTTTACTTTGTGTAACTATAATTTACTCGTAGACAGTTGAAGTGACCCACTTATCACTAAACTTTAGCCTACAACCCCCAATGTGGTGGTGATTAACTTTATCGTAAGCAAGTAGAAGCTGTAATGTAAATTGGTGCGGTGAAGTTATTCTCCACGAGAAGGTCGGCCCCCTAGATTTAAATGTGTCTGTTGAGAAGGTGTTTGTGTTGCTGAGAGAACAGGTAACTGGTCGGTCGacctcttttcctttctagtgCGGGGGGCAATTGATTGTACGCCGTTCTTTACCTCGTAATTTTCTAGTTTGTTCACTTTTAAATTATGTGTTACTTATACTTTCTtgtgatttatttttctcttcttttcttttctttccacaGGAACCCGAAAAGTTGTGCCTTGAGATAGTTTCCGGTCGACATAGTTTCCGGTCGACATACAACCAAGTAACGCGTAAGTCAAATACAAGTAGATTTCTATCCTTATCAAGGAAATAGTACATATGTTCGTTCAGCGATTTTGAATCCTCCAAgtcttttcctaaaaaaaaagacGAGTGACAAGTTGCCGGAATACTCGCCACTCGCTAGTAGCGGTGTAGTCGACACTCGATCTTTAAGGACGAGTATCTTCGACAAAGATAAGTAATGACTCGTTGGAGTTTAATTCCTTTAGTAAAAGTCTCTGGCACCGACGTACAAGAAGCACAGTCAGGTACAGGATGGGGTAGATATCACAATTTACGACTCCGATAAGGATCCAGTAGGCCAACATTGTTTACAAAATGTGTTACGCCATAATCTCGGCCCAGGATTCGGAGCGTCAGGACATTCCAGTACCCAAACTAAGGGCTGTTGACTTAAAAAAGCCAAGTTAGTGATAGAGGACGTAAAGATAAACACAGTGTACGTTTATCGCTGTACAATCTTCGTCACAATAAGATAGGAGTTCAATAAGGTATAGGTTAACTAGAAAGTTTTTCTGTATTCGTAAAGGTAGTATTAATTATCGTTTtcaaagtatttttattgtcaTTTTTGTGCGGTAACCTTTTAAGGGTATAAAACAAATTCTTTCAATTAGTAGTAATTTTTTCTTGATCATGGGCAGCGTCATTCGTAGGTTGTTTTTTACTTCTCTTGAAGTAAAAAGGCCTTTAAGGCTAAGAACTACATCCGTCCGTAGCGTCAACTCACCTCGCCACTCTCATCCCCCTAGCGGGCACTCTGAATGAGCATCTCAGACAACAAAGAGCAGTAAACTCCCCTGCACTTCCTCTCGGAGGTATTAATCATAGAGGGTCAGTACCACGGCGTCTTTACTTTTATTAGGTAGGAGACGTAGTGCTTCAATTCTTCTCTATAAAGGTAGTAAGCTCGTTAGAGTTAGTTTTAACCACTATCGAAGACCCCTTGTATAAAACATGGAACCATTTTGTATTTCACAAATAAATTTGTTACTTTTCAAAATACGATCTAGAAGACTTAATTGACGGCATACTTCAAGGATTTAGGACATATCTCCGATCATATAATCGGGATTATTACAGTTAAAGTATCTTAACACTTCACTTTCTCTTTTCTTGTTGGAGGTGAAGCTTACCGGAAGTTAACTTTTTACGGTCTAGGAACACCTGGTCTTTGACCTTTACACGTTCTCTGACTAAAGGAAGCTACCCGCTGACGTTCTCTACGTAGTATGGTACCAGGAGATCGTTAGCCGTGGGGTTATCGGAGATGATAAAAAACTAAAACTGATCGGAAAAGTTAACGGAATGACCTTAGTCGAGTTAAACTTTATCTTTCTTCACTCACAAGATTAGTAAATTTTCTGGTGTGATGGAAACAGTAGTCTTAGTTAGAAAATTTCGTTATTATAGTTTACTACACGTGTCGTATTGTCACCTCTACTAACACAAGAGGTTTTGGCTTCtgttttttcttatcaatttcttCGTAAAATATGATCGAAAAATTCAAAtcattttattacatttacTCTACGATATTCCTTGGATATATCTCGGAGTACTTCCTGAATCGGGTGACGTTTGTAGTTTAATCAGTTACACCGTAGTGTAACGTGTGCTTTCTTTTAAAGGACTATGTGAGTATATGGCTCTAAACGGTTAAACAACTTTGTTTACAAAGGGAATACCTTTCGGTCACTATTAAACCGGAAGATTAGGTACGGATGTACTCCCAACAAAATGTTTGATGACCCGTTCAATCCCCCAATATGTTCGATGCATTTAACGAACAGTGTGTGCGTGTACGGTTAAAGTCAGAATTGTACAGATAAAATGGAATAATAGTTTGTCCAATCCAAGTTCACTGAGTACAAAATTTTACACAACGTTGTTGGAGATATActagaatttttaataaaaggtGGCTTAGGAAACATGTTTCCTGTTGATGAAAGACTCACGATGAAATCAGATTTAGTCGTTTATACGTCAATTCATGGTGTGTTCCTTTATGTTCGCGGCGTGAACAACGCTTCGTTTCTCGAAGAACAAGTAATCGTGGTTTCCAATGTACTTTCCTAGTCTTCGGCAACGCAGTTAAAGTCCTATTTATGGTTCTTGTAATTACGATCGTTTTAGCCAAAGGCACGTGTACCCTTGCGGCTTTATTACCTACTAGAGGTTGGTTAGAGGTGATAACTCCAAAGTGAGGCTCATTGTATATATGGATGAGATATGTTTCATCTTTAGTTTTCTTTGCGGTACTAAGGTGTGAGGTGAAGTTCACCTGGGAGTAATTTCATAGCCTTCTCGTGTTGGTGGCTGAGGTG
The nucleotide sequence above comes from Ananas comosus cultivar F153 linkage group 17, ASM154086v1, whole genome shotgun sequence. Encoded proteins:
- the LOC109723313 gene encoding WAS/WASL-interacting protein family member 1-like, with protein sequence MDALGLLPLRVRLREVYNRPLPPRPPLLERLPPLQLYDPERAARAVNVLVPPLPPLRALRHAAVARVVEEAALGGGEARLVVAPPGAPLPGRVLVALGLVHLVPVPRGHVHEEAGASLLSFPSCSCSSPSPHASLASNPRSSSHRSCSFPLLSSCSRTSSLPHSSPNPHLSSRGSLSCLSRSRPFPSLNPLSSSRSTGAASGSRLSRLRRRGLSAASSRFLSLAGLLRSCFRPNSRPPPPRSLFSLRPSLLSLSGRLPPPPPLVSDAFYGRRLLLGDGCRGYDGDLNERRTTALRLFI